One window from the genome of ANME-2 cluster archaeon encodes:
- a CDS encoding ATP-binding protein translates to MMVKDDEVVPLESRYKNNIRKKDIKGLLKFMNIFSVKRGFVVTKDIEGKELIDGKLIVFVPLWKWLLERGDHA, encoded by the coding sequence GTGATGGTCAAGGATGATGAGGTTGTACCCCTGGAATCCAGGTATAAAAATAATATCAGGAAGAAGGACATTAAAGGGTTATTAAAATTTATGAATATTTTTTCGGTTAAGAGGGGTTTTGTTGTGACGAAGGACATAGAAGGCAAAGAATTGATTGACGGTAAGTTGATTGTATTTGTACCACTATGGAAATGGCTTTTAGAGCGGGGAGATCATGCTTGA